The Brassica napus cultivar Da-Ae chromosome C7, Da-Ae, whole genome shotgun sequence genomic interval ACAATGTACCTGGTAAATGGGTTAAGACTGTTGTAGTTGTCGAGGGAGAGGAGCCGATgctcatgatttttttttttctcatcagAAGTTACAgaaatttaatttacaaaaaaagaaagttacagaaatttataaaaaaggcAACCTATCAATTTTTCGAACTTCAGATATGCTTCTTTTCAAGGTTggattttttgatgttttagcTATATATAATTCGGTTGACAATGTAAAATGTTAAACAATGGAAATGATTGTGTTATATTGGATTTTCAATGGAAACAGAAATTACTAATGATTGTGTTAATTCGGTTGACAATGGAAATTATGGTAAACATGACAATGGGACTGACCTCAATGGCCCATCAGAGCACAAAGCCATCATGTTCGGCTCAGATGATCCAAAGGAGAGACACGACAAAACAGAGCAACGGCTCTGTATACGGAAAGGAGGAGCTCAAATGCTACAACAGATTTGACAACAACTACAATGGTGCTGCAACAATGACAAACGCTCAAGCTTTCTCGTCCCTTCAAGTAGCAGATCAGAATGGAAAAGAATGGTTCCCGGACTCAGGTGCTTCAGCTCATGTCACTGCATCCACCACAAACCTTCAAGCTGCAGAAACGTACAATGGGAACGATACTGTAATGGTGGCTGATGGAACTTACCTCCTCATCACTCACATGGGCTCTGTCACACTCTCTAACACGTCAGGTAAAATCTATCTTAATGACGTGCTTGTATGTCCTGAGATTCAGAAATCCCTGCTGTCAGTCTCCAAATTATGCGATGATTATCCTTGTGGTGTCTATTTTGATGCTTCTAAAGTGTGTGTGATTGACTTGGAAACTCAGAGAGTAGTGTCAAAGGGACCACGTCGTAATGGGTTGTACGTGTTGGAGAATCAAGAAGTAGTAGCCCTCTATTCAAGTCGACAGTGTGCAGCTGATGCAGAAGGTCTGGCACCAGACTTGGACACGCAACTTCTAACCAGATTCACATGTTAAAATAAACGGAATGAAATGCATTTTTTGTCAACTAGTGATATCATGGATTCGCACGTTAACCAATTCATTAAACGGGGCCATTGTTATTGTCTACTATCCTAAAAGCCAAAGATGGACCAGAAATTGTTTCTATGGTGGAACTTTTAACCTTGCCTAAATCGTGAACAAACACCTTCATGTAATGGTTGTTTCGAGTTTCTTATATAAATGTATAGAGCGCTCCCTCATTTTGGTATAGCCTTCTGAAACACAGGTGCTTGCTAACGTAAACATGAGCATGGAGAGTGAAGTCCACCGCCCGCTAGCTGATTATTCAGCCAACATCTGGGAAGATCTCTCAACTTATTTCTCAAAGTCTGAGCTTGTACGtatattctttcatattaaTTGTTCAATTCAATCATTATATTTGACATCCTTAGCATATTGTGGAAACATTTTCTCATGATATTACTCCATTTCCGTATAGGGAAGTACTGAGACGCTAAAAGAAAAGCATAGTACTCTAAAGGAGGCTGTGAAGGAATCGTTTATGGCTTCAAAAGTGAATCCGACAAATAACATCAAGTTCATCGACTCTCTATGTCGCCTTGGTGTCTCGTATCACTTTGAGATAGACATTGTAGAGCAGTTGGGAAATTTATTTGACAGTCTTGATTTTGATTGGTTGATACGGCGTGATGAATGCAATTTGTACACTGTTGGGTTGCTTTTCCAAGTTTTCAGGCAGTTCGGATTCAAACTTTCCGCtggtaattatttttatttttatattattttcatataaatatatatggcaAATATGTAAAATAACTAAACTACCATACAGACCGTAATCTCTTACCCTTATCCCATActctaaataataaatcaaaaaccTTAATCACCACACGGATTTTTGCTTTAtcttttatatacatatatatatcactacaagaaaacaggcgGATCCCGAGGGAAAATATCGTCGGGAATCTGTAGGGAATCAACTTTCCGCTggtaattattttcatttttatattaccGACGGGCTTGTCGTCATCGTCAGAAACccctcggtattttccgacaAATTTTGGGCCGTCGATTTTTGGTCGGGAAATATCAATGGAATCCCGACGAGTTCTCGGGAAATGTATTCCGACCAATATATGTCGGTTTTCCCTCAGTAAATACCGACCGATTTATTTCCGTGAGGAATTCCATCGGGAACCtccttgttttcttgtagtgtatatatTTGTTATACGTAGAAagctttaaattattatttgtattgaatgttaatttgttttttttataaatataatgtaatatttcattttaacaaTTAAATCGGCTGCATATATATGCtaatatatcatattaattattaaaaatgcaagcgcaaaatatgaaaaatactttgtgaattagttaaaatatatgttCTATGAATAACTCAAGAATATTGATTAGGCTGTATTAATTCAATAtggatattaatttataaatacaattaattatggataaaattaattaacagtCTATTTTTTGGGAAGATTATATTAAAGATGTAGAAGAATATGGCAACTCTCCCTGCTTTAGTTTTTGTAGCATTATACGTGGAAGTCAATCTAAAATTTTGAACATATAACTACACTGAATCCGGTTTAAACGAAAATCAAACCATTAATAATCATCTTATAAATAGTTTGGTTCATCTCGTTTCATATTAAAAActgataatattatttttaatgtgaatTGGTAGTTACAATACCCATAATAACGTGATTTTCGTTTAgaattataatatatgtatttgaCATCCTGCAACTAAATTGATTTTAGTATTGTTTAGATGAATATATGAGTTATGTCTAAATTCATTAATTGCAACACCAAATGAAAACGATTTATGTAAGTTAAGATCACGTTTGATGATTACTTTAAATGACAAAATATTAACTAATGTTAAAATGTAGGATTAGTTAAGTTTTCAGTGGCATAAGTTGTAAATAATTAGGAGAGTCGAGAGTTAAGTCAAAATGGTACTTTtaactttaataagatagattcagtcccaaatataaaataaaaatattctaactttTAGTTAAtgttgtttagatttttttttcctttgtatgttattttttaaaacaaaaaaaatgtttaactGATATCGTAGAGTATTTCGCATATATAAACGATGAACACTACGTCTTGGGATGATTTTCATTAACCCAAGTTAAAATTTATACGTCTCAAGATGTGTTTGAGAAGTTCAAGGGCGAGGATGGGAAGTTTGAAGAACACTTAATAGCAGATGCAAGCAGTATATTAAGCTTGTATGAAGCTTCACAATGGAACACTCATGGTGAAGATATTATGGACGAAGCTCTCGCTTTTTCAAGCTGTCATTTAAAAGAAATCTCTTTTTAGTCTATCCCCTACCCCTATCATCTGGCCGTACGCATCAAGAATGCCCTCGAGCATCCTTACCACAAAGGCATCTCGAGGATAGAAACGAGGAAATATATCTCATACTACGAGGCAGAAGAGAAGCGTGACGCAGTTTTACTTGAGTTTGCAAAGATAGATTTTAACATGCTTCAAAAGCTGCACCGCAAAGAGCTTGCTTGCGTAACAAGGTAACTATTTGAGCCGCTCAACGCGTGTAAAAGTATGTGTGAAATGAAGTTGATATTTTTTTCCCCATTACATTTCAGGTGGTACGAAGAAATGgaaattaaatctaaaataacatACACAAGGCATCGGATAGCAGAGGCGTACTTGTGGTCACTTGGGGCATATTTCGAGCCTCATTATTCTCAAGCACGAGTTAAAACAGCTATTGCACTAATCCTATTCACAATTCTTGATGATACGTATGATGCGTATGGCACAATGAAGGAACTTGAGATTTTCACAGATGCAATGGAAAAGTACtcaatttccaaaaataactaaaattataaaccatgtactgtagattttgaattttctatATGGCTATGACTCACATGATATGGTTGGCTTTAATAGGTGGCTTCCCGCTCCGCCTAACATGATACCTGAGAGCATAAAGTACGTGTACCGTATCATGGTAGATTTCTATGATAAAACTTGAAGAGGAACTTGAGAACGAAGGAAGGTCAGGCTGTGGCTTCCATCTTAAGAAATCAGTTAAGACCGCAAGAATTAATCAACCGTCAATatcattttgtttcatatatatTGTCTTAAATGTTATATTTCATAATTTTGGTTTAAATGTTAAATTCATACCAGATTTTCTTGTTTATATTCAAATCTAACGAATTCTTTACAATCAGTTGAAGACAACGGCGAATGGATATATGAGAGAGGCAAAGTGGTTGAAAGAAGATTATACTGCTACATTTGACGAGTATAAAGAGAATGCGATATTGTCTTCCGGTTACTATCCCTTGATTGCCATGACATTCGCGGGAATGGGAGATGTCGCAACTGTTGATGCTTTTGAATGGTTAAGCTCAAACCCCAAAATTAGGGTAGCTTCCGAGATAATTAGTCGATTCACAGATGACATTTCTAGCTACGAGGTGagcaattaatattttattattcgaaTTTTGTTATAAACAAACATAAATAAGCTTATAAGAAATCAACTGAAGCAAAATGAATCGAGTCAAATACATGTTTAAGGTTTGTGTATTAATTATGTgaatgataaatttataaactttaGATTTGTATTTATACTGATCTCAAGACCAAATATTTCGtttctctttaaaaaaatatatttaccctaataaaaataattttcttagtCCCAAACAAATGTGAGTTCTTACTAGTgtacataaattttaattaaatttcagaATCAACGAGTTTATAAAGTCCTAACTGTATATACATCTTTATTAATTGAACACATTTGACAAATATATTATGGTTTGCAGTTTGAACAAAAAAGGGAACACGTGGCAACGGGTATTGACTGCTATATAAAGCAATTTGGTGTTTCCAAGGAACAAGCAGTGGAAGGAATAGAAACCCTTCTTTCTGATGCATGGAAGGACATGAACGAAGAGCTAATGAGGCCTCATTCATGTCCTTTCCCTCTTTTGATGCGAATTTTTAACCTATCCCGTGTCATCGATGTATTCTATCGGTACCAAGATTGTTATACCCACCCTGAGTTCCTGAAACAGCACATCGTCTTCTTGTTCATCGAAGAGATACCCATTTAAAAACATCATTGTCATTATTCCTATCTATGGAGTAATTCATcacaaactgatggtcaaatAAAATTCTCGACACTTAAACCGTGTCGCTCTCAACATATATACCATTTGTATTCCCTCTGTATGTGTGGTTGTAATGCTGGTAGTACATCTATTTCCATTTCTATTTCAACTTTTATTTGTATTATGTTGGTTAATCCGTTTGTATTCGAATAATTATTTGCATGAGTTGATTTCTCTTTTAATTATCAAGTGTTTTTTTAACCCAGCTGGGAATTTACGAAAAAGTTAGTTTTTAAAGTCAATGATCACCTTGAGACAAAACTAACATTAAAACTAACATTACGAAAAAGTATTTTCTGAATGTGACACAAAGCGTTTTGATGATACAAATCATAGATAAATCACGTCTATATATAATTGCAGAAGAATTATTTTCTCAATTTCTAATTTTATGAACTTTAGAAATAAGTATTAATAGATCAAAGCCAAATCCGAATATAGGTAAAAGAAGAACTTAGGTCCCTTTGGACtttcttctgactcgaagcgtttattacggtttcattcgataaagaacgaactttccgcggtttttaccgtaaagtttgatcgatgacttattTTAAGTTCtggaaaagataaaaaattattacacaACTCCAAAAGTTTACATGATataccttatacttttaaggtttgttaacttgtttgtccacataatttttggaaaacatacatgaaatgtatttttacaaaattgaagATTTCATTGTAAACGGGCAAAgacatgaaaacataaataagtggTACCACTGAGGTAACTATATTTATTATGTGGTACaactaatattttcttttttactgccaaagtacaactatgcacaaagtggtacaactcaaaaactagtacaactatgcaTAGCCGACACAACTAGAAAACTGGTACAACtacttgttattttatttaatattgttttaaatgtgcatcacattttaaatgtgtatcatGTTTTAAACATTTTGGTTCAAACACTAATGTCGAGTAGTTTTACTAGTTGTACTATTCTTACATATTATTGTGTAGTTGAACTTGTTGCATtagttatattaaaatacatcTAAATTTTTGGGTTGACCTGATGATTTATGGGGCTTACTAGTGCGCTGAGATGGAGAAGCCGTTGATGGTTCCGGGAAAAGATCGCATTAAGGGTCCGGTGGATGCGGTTTCTCTCTCGCAATTTCGAGCCCACTTGTTTTGGTTTGACGAAGATCCACCGTGGACACCACCGTCAAGCTTCCTCTTCTTCGCCACGACTTCACTCTTGTTTTTcacatctctcttcttcttcactgcgtctttcttcttctttgatgcATCATCTCTCTTCTTCACAGTAGAGaccttctttttctttaacGACGGTGGTTACTCTTACTCATCGTCGACGCTCcctcctttttctttttccagTGATTCGTGTTTTTTGGAACCAtggttgaatatttttttggatccgCATCTACTTTTTTGCCTTGAGAACAAAAAGATGAAGacgatttttttttccgaaaatagtacaactagtacaacttgtaaataaatcattatccaattctaatattatgaaaaatatacaaTTCATGTATTTGATACATGCAGGCGGGAGAAAATTAGACTAACATGTCTTATTGGTTCTACGTCATCcttttttctatcatttttatacgctgaaaacaaaaaataaagatcACCAAATTATTGtaaagttgtactagttatacaaGTTTGTCTTGTATCAGTTATATTGGCTATACTCAGTATATTTATACTagttatatttgttttagttgtactagttgtactaatttgatttgtactagttgtactagttggagttgtactagttgtattAGTTATACTTTGcgttctttttaattttgaatctCGTTCATAAAAGATGAAATTTGATTCTAGATAAgatataattgattaaatatgaCTATGAGTTGATCGATTTAGAtcaaaaatgagaaaattaGTGGATGgttgaagaatttttttgattttgttttaaggTGAAAGAACATCAAATGGAGAAAAaaaggggaagaagaagattagGTTAAAGTTGGGTCGGGTTTGGGATTGGATCCgggtcgggtttgggtttggatccGGATTGGAATCTGGGTAGGATTACAATGGCATAggttagtaaatatatttaaattattagatcTCATGGTATTTTCtccttatttttcatttatttttaattcatttttaaagtaaaaaaacaagAGGTCTATATCAGATTTTTTTGACCTATTGTGGTCTATTCTAGCATTTGATCCGTTTCATACGCACCTCACACATCGTCTTGTCCATTCACACCTTCCCACTCAAAGATAAGTCTGCATGCGGCCTTGGAGCCTGCTAGGTGAAACATTCGCAACATGTTCccaaaatttttgtaaaaaattacGTACAGataggttacaaaaaaaaaatttaagcctcaaaatttattaaaaaaacttttttacatAGACACAGCCACATGTAGGCCTGGGCATAATATCTGTAATCCGAAATCCGaatcgaacccgaaccgaaaaacccgatccgtatccggtccgaaatgtaaaaaatatccgaatgggtctTGTAAagtggtacaaaacatatccaaacccgaacggataaaccgaaaaaccagaaaaaccgaaaaaatatccgaagaaaccgatccgaatgtccaaaataatatacaatataattatatgaaacatgaatatatacttcaaatattgaatttcatatttatttttatatgttatctaacaataagtatttaaaatttaaataactaccttaaatacttaattatatataaataaatatatatttcttatgttttacttttaaattttaaattttattttgggtatatccgaaccgatccgatataacccgaatccgaatgatatatgattactttatgggttctatgatgtgatacaaaaccgacccgaacccgatgtgttatatccgaacccgactcgtacttgcaaatttactagaatgaGACCTATGGTGTCTTATAAAAGAGAACCGAAATCCAAAAAATCCGATCCGAacgccaacgggtacccgaacgcccatgccTAGCCACATGCCTCaaaatatcagtttttttttcttttgcgaGTGTGTCTATCGATCATCAATAGCTCACATAATTATAATTAACAAACGGTCAACAAAATCTTTGACCACATGTACATACAGAAAAAGAGATGCAGTGACAAATGACaagagaataaagaaaaaaactccaaaaaggcACAAATTAGTCGATAGAAGAAAAGAGAGGCACGGATTAATGTCAGGATCTAAAAGTAGTATATGGGCGCAAAGAGGTTCCCTTCTTTAGAGGCTACATTCTTGGATTTTCTTTTGGACTAAACGTAGAATACTCCGTATAGCCTTTAAATGTCCTTCATCGATCCATAAAAGTTGAACGAAACTAAGGAAACTAATCCTGAAAACTCCTTCGTTGGTGAAAGCcagtttaaaaatcaaaaaacaaaaactcctAATTTACGGTCAAACTCATAGTCCAATTACACCTGTTCTCTCATCTGGGCTTTACTTTTAGCCCACATAGCTTTCATAATTTACAAATTTGGCCCATTAGTTATAGGACTCACTAAATATTGTACATAATAATGTATGGTACAAAAAACAGGCTCATCAATATTTACAACAACGTGATAACCCGCGCCCAGCACGTAATAAATAGATTTAAAgatattattacttttaatcTATAGATATTAGAAACCTTAAAATTATATGCACAAATATTAGATCTAATGATATATATCAAATGAAATTGTGCatgtatatataatgtaaacttatttgtttttttaaatgcttGTGTAATTGGTTATGTGCaaattagatatattttatgaaaaaaaatataatagtatgcaaaaacttaattaatttattaaaagaaacatatgtaatagaaaataaaatacgaaataaacaaattataaggaaacaaataaaaaactgataaaactaAAATGATGTGAAAAAGATCTTCAGAACTCTTGGTTTACATTTTTCCTATAGagagaaataataaagaattaaTTTACCAAAACATACCTACTTACCAAATTcactaaaaaaaatgatataccTCTTTCTGAAAGCATTGATTTATGGAACATCATTGGGTTCAATATTCACTATCACTCTCTACATTGTCTTGAAAGGTTTTCAAATCGGAAACGGAGTTAAAACCAGCCATGAGTTTGCTTCCGAGAATGTTTTCGTAATTAATCTCGAAGGAAGGGTGTGGTGATTCGATGCATTGTAgacaacatatatttatattaaaaactcaAACCGGTGTAGGGTTAATGACACAAAATCAAATCGCCGTAATTAAAGATAATATTACCTATTTAATTTCACATAACTTGCGCTCAAATCCCCTTATTAAAACTTACcttaaatttgaaaacataatcaAACTTCCTTTTATATGACAAAATTGAagaaaatcaataaaagtaagattattaatttatttaaaaattttgaatccataATCTAACTTCCTTATATACACCAGTcaagtaatttataaaattttgaaatcataatAGACTCCCTATTATTAccaaatttttatcaaaattaatggCATAGCAGATTATTGACCAATAATTAAGGTATTGTATAATAATTTCCATTTAGGAAACACGTAATAATTAAATGTTACCAAAATCGtgaattaaaaatatgtcaAATTTATTAGAAGTTTCCTTTTAACAATCATGTACAATAGTCCTTGCAAATAACATTTCTTGAATATTACCTCAGATTTGAATTTGTATTTGAATACTGATTACAATCAGTTTAAATTTCATAGGATCAGGAACCTAGacgtatttataaaacattcacTTACCTAATTCCCGGTTAGTATGAAACATTCAGTTGCATGTCTGAACCGGTCAGTTTCATGTCTGAACCGTATTTCTAAATCGTTGTGTACATAACCGCAAGTTTGATAAAGCTGAATGTAATGTTCATATGGACTCTTATATttctacaaattttaaaatgaagttattaaaattttaaaataaattttctttaacGCATATGAATATATATGATCGAATGTGTTTTGCAGAAAACTTTGCTAGCATTGAGTAAAATGGAGTCTCATACACAACGATGAATCATGTAACGTTGTCATTATTAAATTGAAGTATTGTGTATAGTCAAAAAAACCAAGAACAATATTGGTTgtctctaaaatatataattgttggTTATAAACATTAGTGTTATgctataaatgattttttatttatctatctatcttaaATGGTTAAGCTACAAATCATTTACATTGTCCATTGAAGTGTGTTTGATGGACCATAGTTATGATTTATAGTTAGACATTTAATTTGTAGCAACTATAAGTTGTGTGCCCTGGAATATATATACTGTACGGATTTCATGGATATTTCTAACTATAAGTTGTGTTGTAAAAATTGAATTATAAATTGACATTTAATATGTTGCAACTTTTTTTGACGTAATTTGCTGCAACTTAaattgtgtttatatatatatatataatgtctaactatatataaaatgcTATATGATGAATACTtgaccaaaaaattatttttgtctcAATCTATTTAACTATAAGAATATAGTTACATGACTTGGTCAACATTTCATAAATTGAGTTATGTAGAAAAAACTCACAAAACGTAAGGGCCATCGAGTATAAGGGTTTATGAAATCTTTCGTGTAGGAGGGAAGTATATGAATCCTTCAACCTTGTTAATATACAATGCTAGAAGGAAACTAAgaataattacgaaaatatatCATGGGTCAATATTTTTGATGAATATAGGGAACTAATAATGATTACGCATTAACTTATTTGCTTAATTTGCGCAACCGTAGCACTGCACATTAAATGTTGACgtgttcttttgttttgttagtCAAAGCTTATAGTATATAATGTCAAGTTATAATTTAATGATCAATGACAATGTTTGTAATTAGTCTAGTTAGCAAATGGTTTTTAAATATAGGGTGTGAGAAAGCTTGTGGTGCTGCCATCTAAGAAATGACAATTTAGATAATAACACATTAACTAAAGATTAGTTATCTATAATGCTCCTCCGATAATAAAAAAGGGGATATGTGCCCGATTTCTAGTACGTCCACTTATATATACCAATATCTTTGATAACTTGAAATATAGTCTCAATATTGGTATGACTTTACAGAATAGCCTACTTACTAAATACATTATTTGAGAATTTACGAACCATGGCTCTTTGTAACACATGACATTTTGTGATTGGATACAATCCAGGCTGGCGAAAAGGGATACTACTACTATCGtcgcacaaaaaaaaacattactacTATTAAGGACAGCCTTAAGGGGTACTATGATACTAGTATCTAAGACAAAATCAAaagattaaacaaaattaaaaaatcaaaaaaattaaaaggagTGGAGAGAGACAAGGGAAAGTACCTACAGAAGAATCCCAACAATAAATTAGGCCATATTCCATTCCTACGTGTAATTCTATAATTgcactattttatttttgtgattaaaatttaatagttaattcaataattttacaactaataatattaaaatagctAAATACCCTTTCTAAAGAAACTGTCTGTTGGTCTTACACTTACCATTAGAATTGCAGTTATTTTAGagaaaagtatataaagagagagaaagttgaaatagtagaaaataaaaaaataaattagagatGGTCGTGAAACATACGATTtgtgtaattttatttatcgtaatattataTCCTTCCTCACTCTTCCGcaaagaggaggaggagatgggGATGGTGGTGGAGAGAGGATTCAAGGTCTCTTCACTTTTCTCGTATAGATCACTTTCGATTCTCGATCGGAAtgctaaattatatatatatatatatgattctttcTTATGAACTCGACGAGGAAACAACTGATTTTGGGATCTCAGTGGATGGCGAGAAAAAAGATATTGGGTGAAATGGGATATGATTTCACTATAGTGGTAATGCTTCTTCTTTTATGGGGTTTGATATTAAGTTAGTGTTTAGTTTTCAAGTGACTGTGATAATTGGATTTGGGAATATGTATGGGGTTGAAGACTGCAGACATTGACGAGAAAGCTATCAGGAGAGACAATCCTCAAGACTTGGTTGTCGCTCTTGCTCAAGCCAAGGTAACCCTCTAATTTATGGTCTCCAATTTTTTTCTCACGTGCtggttttgagaaaaaaatattttttttttggaattgggGTCTAGGCAGATGAGATAATATCCAAATTGGGAGGTCAAAGCCAGTTTGCACAAGATCCTCTACCAACCTTATTGATTACTGCTGACACTGTAttgcttattttttaaaaagtttttttttactattagaTTTTCTTCTCTTGTGATTATTATTGAGTTGATGTGTTAATGGGAGTATCTTCTTAGGTAATTGTGTACAAAGGTGTTATCCGAGAAAAACTAATCTCCAAAGAAGAAGCTCGCCAATTTATC includes:
- the LOC106394530 gene encoding 7-methyl-GTP pyrophosphatase isoform X1; this translates as MVVKHTICVILFIVILYPSSLFRKEEEEMGMVVERGFKWMARKKILGEMGYDFTIVTADIDEKAIRRDNPQDLVVALAQAKADEIISKLGGQSQFAQDPLPTLLITADTVIVYKGVIREKLISKEEARQFIKGYSGSHGSVVGSVIVSNLKTGVQRAGWDKAEVYFHEIPAKVIDDLIDDSITFKVAGGLTLEHPLISPFIDTVVGGVDTVMGLPKELTEKIITDAL
- the LOC106394530 gene encoding 7-methyl-GTP pyrophosphatase isoform X3 — protein: MVVKHTICVILFIVILYPSSLFRKEEEEMGMVVERGFKVSSLFSKQLILGSQWMARKKILGEMGYDFTIVTADIDEKAIRRDNPQDLVVALAQAKADEIISKLGGQSQFAQDPLPTLLITADTVIVYKGVIREKLISKEEARQFIKGYSGSHGSVVGSVIVSNLKTGVQRAGWDKAEVYFHEIPAKVIDDLIDDSITFKVAGGLTLEHPLISPFIDTVVRPPISIIINLLPCFLFCFISTILDTCIETL
- the LOC106394530 gene encoding 7-methyl-GTP pyrophosphatase isoform X2 encodes the protein MNSTRKQLILGSQWMARKKILGEMGYDFTIVTADIDEKAIRRDNPQDLVVALAQAKADEIISKLGGQSQFAQDPLPTLLITADTVIVYKGVIREKLISKEEARQFIKGYSGSHGSVVGSVIVSNLKTGVQRAGWDKAEVYFHEIPAKVIDDLIDDSITFKVAGGLTLEHPLISPFIDTVVGGVDTVMGLPKELTEKIITDAL